The proteins below come from a single Methanomassiliicoccales archaeon genomic window:
- a CDS encoding MMPL family transporter: MVFKKIANTVIKRYKLIIAIWIILLLPAAYFAPKAFDAVQYEETDMAPADLPSSEATAFINKHFTSGVESASTIIVITSPNVFDNATKKATLDILNRTASQIKSQIGATAIASSIYNVTATLTAPLLGAMNQGYHIAWNTTNLTAFMLFELPLEYRTLFNETNVTAFVLYGIPSIHLSIWKQINASAPLPPHVVDSLAYDQTVLALQPIYARMNATERTIAQTWFGNYTEAWNASIATTNPDIRAGHSISQAFNGFVQMPFFDEEMRIFLTLVRFSFDLGDFADYHFINQVDKALFSVAIDILLPNVTAQERQLVHLYFDIFHGRWNNTTAQAPNEADFRLMVGLSVQDFATAIGGAQGQLVLAIYQQLGWQSFRNPEAISQFVTGLIVSQTGAKAWLVAEVGQYPTNMPQKFWNDMARSLVENYTIPEFPIPPIEAVVSGFVNTPQNTTMLIPLLFKDSTAGAKAVPIVRDIVKQATAGKVGIRVYVTGNDPLGVDIQNATNEDVGRVDPFTILLVLVLIGVFFRSFVASSIPPMVIGVALGMSYAAIFFLSYLMSVHYSVLMLLITSMMGAGCDYCIFILSRYREERLRGLNKEDAVRTSVTWAGESIATSGATVIIGFGVLAIGRFSMLKSMGIGLAFGITVALLASLTLLPSVLMLLGDRIFWPSKLIPKIKRSLKDGYFVRAAKASIKHAKILVVAAVLVSIPTTYMVLTLDTSYDFISAMPDTESKQGLEVLSHGFGAGKTTPTQVALNMTYPVVVSNNFSVAEMRSIDNVTMQLGNLTNVQSVLSPTRPLGDPSFQWWNLSHYPLQQQEVFKGIMRGMVGKNDTHAVLMTVVFKAEPFAKESIDSINQIRVIAANLDRQDSRILATYVGGATASMYDISNMVQGDFNLIGVVVVVGIYLVLMIVLGSMISPLRSIITILLSLSWTIAATMVVFQYGQGVPVLWMIPMILLVICLGIGMDYDIFITTRIREEASKGRETNDAIVHAMEHTGGVITACGLIMAGAFGTLMLSQGSLLQEFGFALMFAILVDATVVRIYLVPAIVSLLGKWNWWAPGRLQRVGREEKMSAKAKEKAEGKKKE, from the coding sequence ATGGTCTTCAAGAAGATAGCGAACACGGTCATCAAGCGTTACAAACTGATCATAGCAATATGGATCATCCTGTTGCTTCCGGCGGCCTATTTCGCCCCGAAGGCCTTCGATGCGGTGCAGTACGAGGAGACGGACATGGCCCCGGCGGATCTGCCTTCCTCCGAAGCCACGGCTTTCATCAACAAGCATTTCACCAGCGGGGTCGAGTCCGCTTCTACCATCATCGTCATCACCAGCCCGAACGTATTCGACAACGCCACCAAGAAAGCGACCCTGGATATCCTCAATCGGACCGCTTCTCAGATCAAGTCCCAAATCGGAGCGACAGCCATCGCTTCCTCCATCTACAACGTGACGGCCACGCTCACCGCGCCCTTGCTCGGGGCCATGAACCAAGGATATCACATCGCCTGGAACACCACCAATCTCACCGCCTTCATGCTCTTCGAGCTGCCCCTGGAATACAGGACGCTGTTCAACGAGACCAATGTGACGGCCTTCGTGCTCTATGGGATCCCATCGATCCACCTAAGCATCTGGAAGCAGATCAACGCGAGCGCGCCCCTGCCTCCGCATGTGGTCGATTCCTTGGCCTATGACCAGACAGTGCTGGCGTTGCAGCCGATATATGCAAGGATGAACGCCACGGAAAGGACGATCGCGCAGACATGGTTCGGCAACTATACCGAGGCCTGGAACGCGAGCATAGCCACGACCAATCCGGACATCAGAGCGGGCCATTCGATCAGCCAGGCGTTCAACGGCTTCGTCCAGATGCCTTTCTTCGACGAAGAGATGCGCATCTTCCTCACCCTGGTCCGGTTCAGCTTCGACCTTGGCGATTTCGCTGACTATCACTTCATCAACCAGGTGGACAAGGCATTGTTCTCCGTGGCCATCGACATCCTCCTTCCCAACGTGACCGCGCAGGAGAGACAGTTGGTGCATCTCTACTTCGACATCTTCCACGGCCGTTGGAACAACACCACCGCTCAAGCGCCGAATGAGGCCGACTTTCGGCTCATGGTCGGTCTCTCGGTCCAAGACTTCGCCACCGCCATCGGCGGCGCGCAAGGGCAGCTCGTCCTGGCCATCTATCAACAGCTGGGCTGGCAGAGTTTCAGGAATCCGGAGGCCATCAGCCAGTTCGTGACCGGGCTGATCGTCTCTCAGACCGGCGCCAAAGCCTGGTTGGTGGCCGAGGTAGGGCAGTATCCCACCAACATGCCACAGAAGTTCTGGAATGACATGGCCAGATCTTTGGTGGAGAACTACACCATACCCGAGTTCCCCATCCCTCCCATCGAGGCCGTGGTCAGCGGCTTCGTGAACACCCCGCAGAACACCACCATGCTCATCCCCCTGCTTTTCAAGGACTCAACCGCCGGGGCCAAGGCGGTGCCGATCGTTCGAGATATCGTGAAACAGGCCACCGCTGGAAAGGTCGGAATAAGGGTGTATGTCACCGGCAACGATCCCCTCGGCGTGGATATCCAGAACGCGACCAACGAGGACGTAGGCCGCGTCGACCCCTTCACCATTCTATTGGTCCTGGTCTTGATCGGGGTCTTCTTCCGTTCCTTTGTCGCCTCCTCCATTCCTCCCATGGTCATCGGAGTGGCACTAGGCATGAGCTACGCGGCGATCTTCTTCCTCTCCTACCTGATGTCGGTGCACTACAGCGTGCTCATGCTGCTCATCACCTCGATGATGGGGGCAGGGTGCGACTACTGCATTTTCATCCTCTCGCGCTACCGTGAGGAAAGGTTGAGGGGCCTGAACAAGGAGGATGCCGTCCGAACCTCAGTCACCTGGGCGGGCGAGTCCATCGCCACTTCCGGCGCAACCGTGATAATCGGATTCGGCGTCCTCGCCATCGGCCGCTTCTCCATGCTCAAGTCCATGGGGATCGGGCTGGCGTTCGGGATTACCGTCGCGCTGTTGGCCTCATTGACCCTTCTTCCTTCGGTCCTCATGCTCCTGGGCGACAGGATATTCTGGCCTTCGAAGCTCATCCCCAAGATAAAGAGGTCCTTGAAGGATGGCTACTTCGTTAGGGCCGCCAAGGCCTCCATCAAGCACGCTAAAATCCTCGTAGTGGCAGCGGTGCTCGTCTCCATCCCCACCACCTACATGGTGCTGACGTTGGACACCTCCTACGATTTCATAAGCGCCATGCCCGACACGGAGAGCAAGCAGGGCCTGGAGGTCCTGAGTCACGGCTTTGGAGCAGGCAAGACCACCCCCACTCAGGTGGCCCTGAACATGACCTATCCAGTGGTGGTGAGCAACAACTTCTCGGTCGCCGAGATGCGCTCCATCGACAACGTCACCATGCAACTTGGCAACCTGACGAACGTGCAGAGCGTTCTCAGCCCTACCCGTCCATTGGGAGATCCGAGCTTCCAATGGTGGAACCTGAGCCACTATCCGCTGCAGCAGCAAGAGGTGTTCAAGGGGATCATGCGGGGCATGGTGGGCAAGAACGACACTCACGCCGTGCTCATGACCGTGGTCTTCAAGGCCGAGCCATTTGCCAAGGAGTCCATCGACTCCATCAACCAGATCAGGGTCATCGCGGCCAACCTGGACAGGCAGGATTCGCGCATCCTAGCAACCTACGTGGGAGGTGCGACCGCCTCCATGTACGACATCTCGAACATGGTGCAGGGCGACTTCAACCTCATCGGGGTGGTGGTGGTCGTGGGCATATACCTCGTGCTCATGATCGTCCTGGGATCGATGATCAGTCCCCTGAGGTCCATCATCACCATATTGCTGAGCCTTTCCTGGACCATCGCCGCCACCATGGTGGTGTTCCAGTACGGCCAAGGGGTACCGGTTCTTTGGATGATACCCATGATCCTCCTGGTCATATGCCTGGGCATCGGCATGGACTACGACATCTTCATCACCACCCGCATACGGGAAGAGGCGTCCAAGGGCAGGGAGACCAATGACGCCATCGTCCATGCCATGGAGCACACCGGTGGGGTCATCACCGCCTGCGGCCTGATCATGGCCGGAGCTTTCGGCACGTTGATGCTCTCTCAGGGTTCGCTGCTACAAGAGTTCGGCTTCGCCCTCATGTTCGCTATTCTGGTGGACGCGACCGTCGTCCGCATCTACCTGGTGCCAGCCATAGTCTCGTTGCTGGGCAAGTGGAACTGGTGGGCGCCCGGTCGGCTGCAGCGCGTAGGCCGCGAGGAGAAGATGTCCGCCAAGGCGAAGGAGAAGGCCGAGGGCAAGAAGAAAGAATAA
- a CDS encoding UbiX family flavin prenyltransferase, whose amino-acid sequence MKTIIAMTGSSGSIYGIRLLRTLTGEKVLIVSDTGKRILEYETHLRMEEVVALADRTYEDSDLFAAPASGSYLFDSMVIIPCSESTLAKIANGIADTLITRTAAVALKEGRRFILVPRETPVSAIMLENELKLARLGVAILPASPGFYPRPESVEDMVDFVVGKVLDRLGVGHELFKRWE is encoded by the coding sequence GTGAAGACGATCATCGCCATGACCGGCTCCTCAGGCTCGATCTATGGGATCAGATTGCTCAGGACATTGACCGGAGAGAAGGTGCTCATCGTCTCGGACACTGGTAAGCGGATCCTTGAGTACGAGACGCACCTGAGAATGGAGGAGGTCGTGGCCTTGGCGGACCGGACCTATGAGGACTCCGACCTCTTTGCCGCCCCCGCATCGGGCAGCTACTTGTTCGACTCAATGGTCATCATCCCCTGTTCGGAGAGCACCTTGGCCAAGATCGCGAACGGGATCGCTGACACCTTGATCACCAGGACGGCGGCCGTGGCTCTCAAGGAAGGGCGGAGGTTCATCCTCGTGCCTCGCGAGACACCAGTAAGCGCGATAATGTTGGAGAACGAACTGAAGCTCGCTCGTCTGGGCGTCGCCATACTGCCAGCATCTCCGGGCTTCTATCCTCGCCCAGAGAGCGTGGAGGACATGGTCGATTTCGTGGTGGGCAAGGTGCTGGACCGGCTCGGTGTCGGGCATGAGCTTTTCAAGCGCTGGGAATGA
- a CDS encoding 30S ribosomal protein S19e, producing MVTVYDVPADKLIEKTAIKLREIDTIKPPEWAEFARTGRHTEKAPAQRDWWHTRAASILRKVYIMGPIGSSRLAEEYGGFADRGSRPNKAVKGSRNIARKCIMQLEASGLVAKNKNKGRVITPKGQKMLDALAKEITDSQKK from the coding sequence ATGGTCACAGTCTACGACGTCCCCGCGGATAAGCTGATCGAGAAGACAGCGATAAAGCTGCGGGAGATCGACACGATCAAGCCGCCTGAATGGGCGGAGTTCGCACGCACGGGAAGGCATACTGAAAAGGCACCGGCACAACGAGACTGGTGGCACACGCGCGCAGCCTCGATTCTGCGCAAGGTGTACATCATGGGGCCCATCGGAAGCTCCCGTTTGGCCGAGGAATACGGCGGCTTCGCTGATCGCGGTTCGAGACCGAACAAGGCGGTCAAGGGCTCGCGCAACATCGCTCGCAAGTGCATCATGCAGCTGGAGGCAAGCGGTCTGGTGGCGAAGAACAAGAACAAGGGCCGCGTCATAACGCCCAAAGGGCAGAAGATGCTGGACGCGCTGGCCAAGGAGATCACGGATTCACAGAAGAAATGA
- a CDS encoding DNA-binding protein, which yields MEDNELEGLRRRKMAQLQHQQEQQMMAAEQQRQVDQQKQAIMRQILTNEARDRLATLKMAYPEIARSVEDQLIALVQAGRISQQVDDAMLKTILRKVAPQKREISIERK from the coding sequence ATGGAAGACAACGAGCTGGAGGGACTGCGGCGCCGCAAGATGGCCCAACTGCAACATCAACAGGAGCAGCAGATGATGGCCGCGGAGCAGCAACGCCAGGTCGACCAGCAGAAGCAGGCGATCATGCGTCAGATACTCACCAACGAGGCAAGGGACCGGTTGGCCACCCTGAAGATGGCCTATCCAGAGATTGCTCGCTCGGTGGAGGACCAGCTCATTGCGCTCGTGCAGGCGGGAAGGATCAGTCAGCAGGTGGACGATGCCATGCTTAAGACCATCCTGCGCAAGGTAGCACCCCAGAAGAGAGAGATCAGCATAGAGAGGAAGTGA
- a CDS encoding 50S ribosomal protein L39e: protein MTRNKPPAMKSRLLRKVKQNRRVPAWVMMRTNRTFLRHPKRRTWRRNKLKE, encoded by the coding sequence ATGACTAGGAACAAACCCCCGGCGATGAAATCGCGCCTACTTCGAAAGGTCAAGCAGAACCGCAGAGTTCCTGCCTGGGTCATGATGCGTACCAACCGCACCTTCCTCCGCCATCCAAAGCGGAGGACCTGGCGGCGCAACAAGCTGAAGGAGTGA
- a CDS encoding 50S ribosomal protein L31e, whose protein sequence is MAEEEQIMIIPLLTAKASPRSKKSRKAVNEIRVHVAKHMKAKPEDVWIDQKLNELVWARGIQKPPAKVRVKAVKFEDGLVEVSLPEE, encoded by the coding sequence ATGGCCGAAGAAGAGCAGATCATGATCATTCCCTTGCTGACGGCCAAGGCCTCACCCCGCTCCAAGAAATCGAGGAAGGCGGTGAACGAGATCCGCGTGCATGTGGCCAAGCATATGAAGGCGAAGCCTGAGGACGTTTGGATTGACCAGAAGCTCAACGAGTTGGTCTGGGCCAGGGGCATACAGAAGCCGCCGGCGAAGGTCAGGGTGAAAGCGGTCAAGTTCGAGGACGGACTGGTCGAGGTCTCCCTGCCCGAAGAGTGA
- a CDS encoding translation initiation factor IF-6, with the protein MLRLSHYLGNPYVGVHCAANNEYAFVPRDAPDSLIRDITEVLQVKVERVTVGSTNLIGSLLSLNSYGAVVTNMATNAEVEHLSRFFPVYRIADKINASGNNILVNDHGALANPDLGRKTLKAIEDTLQVELHQGTIAEHKTVGSACIVTDKGALCHPASTPAEMELVRSVFKVPAAIGTLNYGAPLIGACMIANSKGGVVGNKSTPIELGRVEDALYLI; encoded by the coding sequence ATGTTGCGCCTTTCCCATTACCTCGGTAATCCCTACGTCGGGGTTCATTGTGCGGCAAACAACGAGTACGCTTTCGTTCCGCGTGACGCCCCCGATTCATTGATCAGGGATATCACCGAAGTTCTGCAAGTGAAGGTGGAGCGCGTCACCGTAGGCAGCACTAACCTCATCGGTTCGCTTCTCTCTCTGAACTCCTACGGAGCGGTGGTCACGAACATGGCCACCAATGCCGAGGTGGAGCATCTCTCCCGATTCTTCCCGGTGTACCGCATCGCGGACAAGATCAACGCTTCGGGCAACAACATCCTGGTCAATGACCATGGGGCGCTGGCCAACCCCGATCTGGGACGCAAGACCCTCAAGGCTATCGAGGACACGCTCCAGGTCGAGCTGCATCAGGGAACGATCGCCGAGCACAAGACGGTCGGTTCGGCCTGTATCGTCACTGACAAAGGAGCGTTGTGCCACCCAGCGAGCACGCCGGCCGAGATGGAACTCGTTCGAAGCGTCTTCAAGGTCCCGGCCGCCATCGGCACGCTCAACTATGGAGCGCCCCTGATCGGGGCCTGCATGATCGCCAACTCCAAAGGGGGGGTGGTAGGCAACAAGAGCACCCCCATCGAGCTCGGCCGGGTCGAGGATGCTCTCTACCTCATCTAG